The Salvelinus sp. IW2-2015 linkage group LG6.2, ASM291031v2, whole genome shotgun sequence genome window below encodes:
- the LOC111965720 gene encoding protocadherin-18 isoform X1 — MGAKMNTPKGNIVFSVALLLFLVVIMQAVSGKTLKYKVYEEQKVGTVIARLKEDVVDVLSKLPSSLSFRFRAMQRGSTPFLSVREEDGEITIGTKIDREKLCEKNLNCSIEFDVVTLPTEYLQLFHVEVEVLDINDNSPQFSRAIIPIEISESASVGNRIPLDSATDPDVGDNSLYSYSLTPNNFFKIDIRTRTDGAKYAELVVVKELDREVQSSYQLQLTASDNGAPPKSGSTLLKIIISDSNDNSPAFDEQVYVINLLENSPLGTLLIDLNATDPDEGTNGKIVYSFSSHISPKILDTFKMNPENGQVTLIKKVDYESTSSYELDIQAQDLGPNSIPGLCKIVIKVVDVNDNKPEININLMTPGKEEVAYISEGAPVDTFIALVRVDDSDTGLNGDVVCRLHGHGHFRLQKTYEKNYMILTKVSLDREKRSEYSLTVIAEDRGSPSLSTIKHFTVQVLDENDNPPRFEKSRYEVFKSENNSPGAYLMTVVASDPDLGTNGQVTYTVVEALVQGSPISTYVTIDPSNGAIYALRSFDHEDVSRIAFTVQARDGGNPALSSNATVLLTVLDDNDNPPTIQSPPLRNHTADLPLWRHASAGQLVTIIKATDRDTGANGELSCSIVGGNEEGLFVMDARRCELRTNGSLEGVPKDVLEIRVEVQDRGTTRLSTGALLRLSLQENMDILPPDLPTGPSQPPLDLSLIIIISLGAVCALLLVVMVMFTTARCNREKKDPRNSYNCRVAENTYQNHPKKPSRQIHKGDITLVPTVKGTLPVRAHPRSPSASPVPERGTMGSRQSQHSRQSLNSLVTISSNHVAENFALELAHATPPVEQVSQLLSMLHQGQYQPRPSFRGNKYTRSYRYALNDMDKFSLKDSGRGDSEAGDSDYEAGRESPIDRLLGEAFNELYPHDGQHRPHPQHPHAAMRLCTEECRVLGHSDQCWMPPLLSPASSDYRSNLFIPGEDPRQASDPQEPPQPSDPDHPHAQRSNQSFSTFGKDNQEEAEEAEGGEEGEEEDLCGTTSLLSEMSSVFQRLLPPSLDSYIQVSETQKAGTSMGGVGVPMTGSLDRRRGHLPGKPSAAAHQQGVAAWAANTHFQNPGSSIGPSGQPHPQNGSYHTLKPSTKLSPQNNHHNQAVPKNSPQNGHGHHAPTPKNSPLLTALVSPTLVAPFLAPAPIPVPLPGPCGKWLPAMEEIPENFEEDEFDSVLGQLGHLQGKRSDSRHELMDASELVAEINKLLQDVRQS; from the exons ATGGGTGCCAAAATGAACACACCCAAAGGAAATATAGTGTTTTCCGTTGCGCTATTATTATTTTTGGTTGTAATTATGCAGGCCGTTTCTGGTAAGACTTTGAAATATAAAGTTTATGAAGAGCAAAAAGTGGGCACAGTGATTGCAAGGCTAAAGGAGGACGTGGTGGATGTTCTGTCTAAATTACCGAGTTCACTGTCCTTTCGGTTCCGTGCTATGCAGAGGGGGAGCACTCCATTTCTGTCGGTTCGGGAGGAGGACGGTGAAATCACCATAGGGACCAAGATTGACCGGGAGAAGCTTTGTGAAAAGAACCTAAACTGTTCTATCGAATTTGACGTTGTCACTCTGCCCACTGAATACCTCCAGCTTTTCCACGTCGAGGTGGAAGTCTTAGACATAAACGATAACTCGCCACAGTTCTCCCGTGCCATCATCCCTATTGAGATCTCGGAGAGCGCGTCTGTGGGAAACCGCATCCCTCTGGACAGCGCCACCGACCCTGACGTGGGAGATAACTCCCTTTACTCTTACTCTCTGACGCCGAATAACTTTTTCAAAATCGACATAAGGACCAGAACCGACGGTGCCAAATACGCAGAGCTGGTGGTGGTGAAAGAGCTGGACAGGGAGGTGCAATCCAGCTACCAGCTGCAGCTAACGGCCTCGGACAATGGAGCCCCCCCGAAGTCCGGCTCCACTCTGCTCAAGATAATCATCTCAGACTCTAACGACAACAGTCCGGCTTTTGATGAGCAGGTGTACGTTATTAATCTCCTGGAAAACTCTCCACTTGGGACTCTACTGATTGATTTGAACGCCACAGATCCGGATGAGGGCACTAACGGTAAAATAGTTTACTCTTTCAGCAGTCATATCTCTCCCAAAATACTGGATACGTTTAAAATGAACCCTGAAAATGGCCAAGTCACTCTGATTAAAAAAGTGGACTATGAATCTACGTCATCTTATGAGCTGGACATTCAGGCACAGGATCTGGGTCCCAACTCCATCCCTGGACTTTGTAAAATCGTCATCAAAGTGGTGGACGTGAACGACAACAAACCGGAGATCAACATTAACCTGATGACTCCTGGCAAGGAGGAGGTGGCCTACATCTCGGAGGGCGCGCCAGTGGACACCTTCATAGCACTGGTGCGCGTGGACGACAGTGACACGGGGCTCAACGGTGACGTGGTGTGCCGCCTGCACGGCCATGGGCACTTCCGGCTGCAGAAGACCTATGAGAAGAATTACATGATCCTGACCAARGTGTCtttggacagagagaagaggtcaGAGTACAGTCTGACAGTCATAGCTGAGGACCGCGGCTCTCCAAGCCTTTCCACCATCAAACACTTCACGGTGCAGGTGTTGGATGAAAACGATAACCCGCCTCGCTTTGAGAAGAGTCGCTACGAGGTCTTCAAGTCAGAGAACAACTCTCCKGGGGCCTACCTGATGACAGTGGTAGCGTCCGACCCTGACCTGGGCACTAACGGTCAGGTGACCTACACGGTGGTGGAAGCTCTGGTCCAGGGAAGCCCCATCTCCACCTACGTCACCATCGACCCGTCCAACGGCGCCATCTACGCTCTACGGAGCTTCGACCACGAGGACGTTAGCCGCATCGCCTTCACCGTCCAGGCACGCGATGGAGGGAACCCCGCCCTCTCCTCCAACGCCACCGTCCTCCTGACRGTGCTCGACGATAACGACAATCCGCCCACCATCCAGTCCCCACCCCTACGGAACCACACCGCTGATCTACCTCTCTGGAGACACGCCTCCGCCGGTCAGCTGGTCACCATCATTAAGGCCACCGACCGCGACACCGGTGCCAACGGCGAGCTGAGCTGCTCCATCGTCGGGGGCAACGAGGAGGGCCTGTTTGTGATGGACGCGCGGCGATGCGAGCTACGGACCAATGGCAGTCTGGAAGGGGTTCCKAAGGACGTGCTGGAGATCAGGGTGGAGGTGCAGGACAGGGGCACCACTCGCCTGTCCACGGGGGCCCTGCTCCGCCTTTCCCTTCAGGAGAACATGGACATCCTGCCCCCAGACCTCCCCACGGGCCCAAGCCAGCCACCGCTGGACCTCTCCCTCATAATCATCATCTCCCTGGGGGCRGTGTGTGCCCTGCTGCTGGTGGTCATGGTGATGTTCACCACGGCACGCTGCAACAGGGAGAAGAAGGACCCACGCAACTCGTACAACTGCAGGGTGGCAGAGAACACGTACCAAAACCACCCGAAGAAGCCCTCTAGGCAGATCCATAAGGGAGACATCACCCTGGTTCCCACCGTCAARGGCACCCTGCCCGTTCGGGCACACCCACGCTCACCTTCTGCTTCGCCTGTCCCGGAGAGGGGCACCATGGGCAGCCGGCAGAGCCAACACAGCCGCCAGTCGCTTAACAGCCTAGTCACCATCTCCTCCAATCACGTCGCAGAGAACTTTGCTCTGGAACTGGCCCACGCCACGCCCCCTGTCGAg CAAGTCTCACAGCTTCTGTCCATGCTCCATCAGGGCCAGTACCAGCCAAGACCCAGTTTCCGTGGCAACAAATACACCAGGAGCTACAG GTATGCTCTGAACGACATGGACAAGTTTAGTCTGAAGGACAGTGGTCGTGGCGACAGCGAGGCTGGGGACAGTGACTACGAGGCAGGACGAGAGTCTCCCATCGACAGGCTCCTGGGTGAGGCCTTTAATGAGCTATACCCACATGACGGCCAACACAGACCACATCCACAGCATCCGCATGCAG CGATGAGACTGTGCACTGAGGAGTGTCGTGTCCTGGGTCACTCTGACCAGTGCTGGATGCCTCCCCTGCTCTCCCCAGCCTCCTCTGACTACCGCAGCAACCTCTTCATCCCAGGAGAGGACCCCCGCCAGGCCAGCGATCCCCAGGAGCCCCCCCAGCCCTCCGACCCCGACCACCCTCACGCCCAACGCAGCAACCAGAGCTTCTCCACCTTCGGCAAGGACAACCAGGAGGAGGCCGAGGaggcagaggggggagaggagggggaggaggaggacctGTGTGGAACCACGTCCCTGTTGTCAGAGATGAGCAGTGTGTTTCAGAGGCTCCTCCCCCCATCGCTGGACTCCTATATCCAGGTCAGCGAGACACAAAAGGCAGGTACGAGTATGGGGGGTGTAGGTGTCCCCATGACAGGGTCACTGGACAGGAGGAGGGGTCATCTGCCAGGTAAGCCCAGTGCTGCCGCCCACCAGCAAGGTGTTGCAGCATGGGCTGCCAATACCCACTTCCAGAACCCCGGCTCTAGCATTGGGCCCTCAGGCCAACCACACCCCCAGAATGGTAGCTACCACACCCTCAAACCCAGCACCAAGCTCAGCCCCCAGAACAACCACCACAACCAGGCCGTCCCTAAAAACAGCCCTCAGAATGGGCACGGCCACCACGCCCCCACCCCCAAGAACAGCCCTCTCCTCACTGCCCTGGTCAGCCCCACCCTGGTGGCACCTTTCCTGGCCCCGGCCCCCATCCCTG
- the LOC111965720 gene encoding protocadherin-18 isoform X2 has translation MGAKMNTPKGNIVFSVALLLFLVVIMQAVSGKTLKYKVYEEQKVGTVIARLKEDVVDVLSKLPSSLSFRFRAMQRGSTPFLSVREEDGEITIGTKIDREKLCEKNLNCSIEFDVVTLPTEYLQLFHVEVEVLDINDNSPQFSRAIIPIEISESASVGNRIPLDSATDPDVGDNSLYSYSLTPNNFFKIDIRTRTDGAKYAELVVVKELDREVQSSYQLQLTASDNGAPPKSGSTLLKIIISDSNDNSPAFDEQVYVINLLENSPLGTLLIDLNATDPDEGTNGKIVYSFSSHISPKILDTFKMNPENGQVTLIKKVDYESTSSYELDIQAQDLGPNSIPGLCKIVIKVVDVNDNKPEININLMTPGKEEVAYISEGAPVDTFIALVRVDDSDTGLNGDVVCRLHGHGHFRLQKTYEKNYMILTKVSLDREKRSEYSLTVIAEDRGSPSLSTIKHFTVQVLDENDNPPRFEKSRYEVFKSENNSPGAYLMTVVASDPDLGTNGQVTYTVVEALVQGSPISTYVTIDPSNGAIYALRSFDHEDVSRIAFTVQARDGGNPALSSNATVLLTVLDDNDNPPTIQSPPLRNHTADLPLWRHASAGQLVTIIKATDRDTGANGELSCSIVGGNEEGLFVMDARRCELRTNGSLEGVPKDVLEIRVEVQDRGTTRLSTGALLRLSLQENMDILPPDLPTGPSQPPLDLSLIIIISLGAVCALLLVVMVMFTTARCNREKKDPRNSYNCRVAENTYQNHPKKPSRQIHKGDITLVPTVKGTLPVRAHPRSPSASPVPERGTMGSRQSQHSRQSLNSLVTISSNHVAENFALELAHATPPVEGQYQPRPSFRGNKYTRSYRYALNDMDKFSLKDSGRGDSEAGDSDYEAGRESPIDRLLGEAFNELYPHDGQHRPHPQHPHAAMRLCTEECRVLGHSDQCWMPPLLSPASSDYRSNLFIPGEDPRQASDPQEPPQPSDPDHPHAQRSNQSFSTFGKDNQEEAEEAEGGEEGEEEDLCGTTSLLSEMSSVFQRLLPPSLDSYIQVSETQKAGTSMGGVGVPMTGSLDRRRGHLPGKPSAAAHQQGVAAWAANTHFQNPGSSIGPSGQPHPQNGSYHTLKPSTKLSPQNNHHNQAVPKNSPQNGHGHHAPTPKNSPLLTALVSPTLVAPFLAPAPIPVPLPGPCGKWLPAMEEIPENFEEDEFDSVLGQLGHLQGKRSDSRHELMDASELVAEINKLLQDVRQS, from the exons ATGGGTGCCAAAATGAACACACCCAAAGGAAATATAGTGTTTTCCGTTGCGCTATTATTATTTTTGGTTGTAATTATGCAGGCCGTTTCTGGTAAGACTTTGAAATATAAAGTTTATGAAGAGCAAAAAGTGGGCACAGTGATTGCAAGGCTAAAGGAGGACGTGGTGGATGTTCTGTCTAAATTACCGAGTTCACTGTCCTTTCGGTTCCGTGCTATGCAGAGGGGGAGCACTCCATTTCTGTCGGTTCGGGAGGAGGACGGTGAAATCACCATAGGGACCAAGATTGACCGGGAGAAGCTTTGTGAAAAGAACCTAAACTGTTCTATCGAATTTGACGTTGTCACTCTGCCCACTGAATACCTCCAGCTTTTCCACGTCGAGGTGGAAGTCTTAGACATAAACGATAACTCGCCACAGTTCTCCCGTGCCATCATCCCTATTGAGATCTCGGAGAGCGCGTCTGTGGGAAACCGCATCCCTCTGGACAGCGCCACCGACCCTGACGTGGGAGATAACTCCCTTTACTCTTACTCTCTGACGCCGAATAACTTTTTCAAAATCGACATAAGGACCAGAACCGACGGTGCCAAATACGCAGAGCTGGTGGTGGTGAAAGAGCTGGACAGGGAGGTGCAATCCAGCTACCAGCTGCAGCTAACGGCCTCGGACAATGGAGCCCCCCCGAAGTCCGGCTCCACTCTGCTCAAGATAATCATCTCAGACTCTAACGACAACAGTCCGGCTTTTGATGAGCAGGTGTACGTTATTAATCTCCTGGAAAACTCTCCACTTGGGACTCTACTGATTGATTTGAACGCCACAGATCCGGATGAGGGCACTAACGGTAAAATAGTTTACTCTTTCAGCAGTCATATCTCTCCCAAAATACTGGATACGTTTAAAATGAACCCTGAAAATGGCCAAGTCACTCTGATTAAAAAAGTGGACTATGAATCTACGTCATCTTATGAGCTGGACATTCAGGCACAGGATCTGGGTCCCAACTCCATCCCTGGACTTTGTAAAATCGTCATCAAAGTGGTGGACGTGAACGACAACAAACCGGAGATCAACATTAACCTGATGACTCCTGGCAAGGAGGAGGTGGCCTACATCTCGGAGGGCGCGCCAGTGGACACCTTCATAGCACTGGTGCGCGTGGACGACAGTGACACGGGGCTCAACGGTGACGTGGTGTGCCGCCTGCACGGCCATGGGCACTTCCGGCTGCAGAAGACCTATGAGAAGAATTACATGATCCTGACCAARGTGTCtttggacagagagaagaggtcaGAGTACAGTCTGACAGTCATAGCTGAGGACCGCGGCTCTCCAAGCCTTTCCACCATCAAACACTTCACGGTGCAGGTGTTGGATGAAAACGATAACCCGCCTCGCTTTGAGAAGAGTCGCTACGAGGTCTTCAAGTCAGAGAACAACTCTCCKGGGGCCTACCTGATGACAGTGGTAGCGTCCGACCCTGACCTGGGCACTAACGGTCAGGTGACCTACACGGTGGTGGAAGCTCTGGTCCAGGGAAGCCCCATCTCCACCTACGTCACCATCGACCCGTCCAACGGCGCCATCTACGCTCTACGGAGCTTCGACCACGAGGACGTTAGCCGCATCGCCTTCACCGTCCAGGCACGCGATGGAGGGAACCCCGCCCTCTCCTCCAACGCCACCGTCCTCCTGACRGTGCTCGACGATAACGACAATCCGCCCACCATCCAGTCCCCACCCCTACGGAACCACACCGCTGATCTACCTCTCTGGAGACACGCCTCCGCCGGTCAGCTGGTCACCATCATTAAGGCCACCGACCGCGACACCGGTGCCAACGGCGAGCTGAGCTGCTCCATCGTCGGGGGCAACGAGGAGGGCCTGTTTGTGATGGACGCGCGGCGATGCGAGCTACGGACCAATGGCAGTCTGGAAGGGGTTCCKAAGGACGTGCTGGAGATCAGGGTGGAGGTGCAGGACAGGGGCACCACTCGCCTGTCCACGGGGGCCCTGCTCCGCCTTTCCCTTCAGGAGAACATGGACATCCTGCCCCCAGACCTCCCCACGGGCCCAAGCCAGCCACCGCTGGACCTCTCCCTCATAATCATCATCTCCCTGGGGGCRGTGTGTGCCCTGCTGCTGGTGGTCATGGTGATGTTCACCACGGCACGCTGCAACAGGGAGAAGAAGGACCCACGCAACTCGTACAACTGCAGGGTGGCAGAGAACACGTACCAAAACCACCCGAAGAAGCCCTCTAGGCAGATCCATAAGGGAGACATCACCCTGGTTCCCACCGTCAARGGCACCCTGCCCGTTCGGGCACACCCACGCTCACCTTCTGCTTCGCCTGTCCCGGAGAGGGGCACCATGGGCAGCCGGCAGAGCCAACACAGCCGCCAGTCGCTTAACAGCCTAGTCACCATCTCCTCCAATCACGTCGCAGAGAACTTTGCTCTGGAACTGGCCCACGCCACGCCCCCTGTCGAg GGCCAGTACCAGCCAAGACCCAGTTTCCGTGGCAACAAATACACCAGGAGCTACAG GTATGCTCTGAACGACATGGACAAGTTTAGTCTGAAGGACAGTGGTCGTGGCGACAGCGAGGCTGGGGACAGTGACTACGAGGCAGGACGAGAGTCTCCCATCGACAGGCTCCTGGGTGAGGCCTTTAATGAGCTATACCCACATGACGGCCAACACAGACCACATCCACAGCATCCGCATGCAG CGATGAGACTGTGCACTGAGGAGTGTCGTGTCCTGGGTCACTCTGACCAGTGCTGGATGCCTCCCCTGCTCTCCCCAGCCTCCTCTGACTACCGCAGCAACCTCTTCATCCCAGGAGAGGACCCCCGCCAGGCCAGCGATCCCCAGGAGCCCCCCCAGCCCTCCGACCCCGACCACCCTCACGCCCAACGCAGCAACCAGAGCTTCTCCACCTTCGGCAAGGACAACCAGGAGGAGGCCGAGGaggcagaggggggagaggagggggaggaggaggacctGTGTGGAACCACGTCCCTGTTGTCAGAGATGAGCAGTGTGTTTCAGAGGCTCCTCCCCCCATCGCTGGACTCCTATATCCAGGTCAGCGAGACACAAAAGGCAGGTACGAGTATGGGGGGTGTAGGTGTCCCCATGACAGGGTCACTGGACAGGAGGAGGGGTCATCTGCCAGGTAAGCCCAGTGCTGCCGCCCACCAGCAAGGTGTTGCAGCATGGGCTGCCAATACCCACTTCCAGAACCCCGGCTCTAGCATTGGGCCCTCAGGCCAACCACACCCCCAGAATGGTAGCTACCACACCCTCAAACCCAGCACCAAGCTCAGCCCCCAGAACAACCACCACAACCAGGCCGTCCCTAAAAACAGCCCTCAGAATGGGCACGGCCACCACGCCCCCACCCCCAAGAACAGCCCTCTCCTCACTGCCCTGGTCAGCCCCACCCTGGTGGCACCTTTCCTGGCCCCGGCCCCCATCCCTG
- the LOC111965720 gene encoding protocadherin-18 isoform X3: MGAKMNTPKGNIVFSVALLLFLVVIMQAVSGKTLKYKVYEEQKVGTVIARLKEDVVDVLSKLPSSLSFRFRAMQRGSTPFLSVREEDGEITIGTKIDREKLCEKNLNCSIEFDVVTLPTEYLQLFHVEVEVLDINDNSPQFSRAIIPIEISESASVGNRIPLDSATDPDVGDNSLYSYSLTPNNFFKIDIRTRTDGAKYAELVVVKELDREVQSSYQLQLTASDNGAPPKSGSTLLKIIISDSNDNSPAFDEQVYVINLLENSPLGTLLIDLNATDPDEGTNGKIVYSFSSHISPKILDTFKMNPENGQVTLIKKVDYESTSSYELDIQAQDLGPNSIPGLCKIVIKVVDVNDNKPEININLMTPGKEEVAYISEGAPVDTFIALVRVDDSDTGLNGDVVCRLHGHGHFRLQKTYEKNYMILTKVSLDREKRSEYSLTVIAEDRGSPSLSTIKHFTVQVLDENDNPPRFEKSRYEVFKSENNSPGAYLMTVVASDPDLGTNGQVTYTVVEALVQGSPISTYVTIDPSNGAIYALRSFDHEDVSRIAFTVQARDGGNPALSSNATVLLTVLDDNDNPPTIQSPPLRNHTADLPLWRHASAGQLVTIIKATDRDTGANGELSCSIVGGNEEGLFVMDARRCELRTNGSLEGVPKDVLEIRVEVQDRGTTRLSTGALLRLSLQENMDILPPDLPTGPSQPPLDLSLIIIISLGAVCALLLVVMVMFTTARCNREKKDPRNSYNCRVAENTYQNHPKKPSRQIHKGDITLVPTVKGTLPVRAHPRSPSASPVPERGTMGSRQSQHSRQSLNSLVTISSNHVAENFALELAHATPPVEQVSQLLSMLHQGQYQPRPSFRGNKYTRSYRYALNDMDKFSLKDSGRGDSEAGDSDYEAGRESPIDRLLAMRLCTEECRVLGHSDQCWMPPLLSPASSDYRSNLFIPGEDPRQASDPQEPPQPSDPDHPHAQRSNQSFSTFGKDNQEEAEEAEGGEEGEEEDLCGTTSLLSEMSSVFQRLLPPSLDSYIQVSETQKAGTSMGGVGVPMTGSLDRRRGHLPGKPSAAAHQQGVAAWAANTHFQNPGSSIGPSGQPHPQNGSYHTLKPSTKLSPQNNHHNQAVPKNSPQNGHGHHAPTPKNSPLLTALVSPTLVAPFLAPAPIPVPLPGPCGKWLPAMEEIPENFEEDEFDSVLGQLGHLQGKRSDSRHELMDASELVAEINKLLQDVRQS; the protein is encoded by the exons ATGGGTGCCAAAATGAACACACCCAAAGGAAATATAGTGTTTTCCGTTGCGCTATTATTATTTTTGGTTGTAATTATGCAGGCCGTTTCTGGTAAGACTTTGAAATATAAAGTTTATGAAGAGCAAAAAGTGGGCACAGTGATTGCAAGGCTAAAGGAGGACGTGGTGGATGTTCTGTCTAAATTACCGAGTTCACTGTCCTTTCGGTTCCGTGCTATGCAGAGGGGGAGCACTCCATTTCTGTCGGTTCGGGAGGAGGACGGTGAAATCACCATAGGGACCAAGATTGACCGGGAGAAGCTTTGTGAAAAGAACCTAAACTGTTCTATCGAATTTGACGTTGTCACTCTGCCCACTGAATACCTCCAGCTTTTCCACGTCGAGGTGGAAGTCTTAGACATAAACGATAACTCGCCACAGTTCTCCCGTGCCATCATCCCTATTGAGATCTCGGAGAGCGCGTCTGTGGGAAACCGCATCCCTCTGGACAGCGCCACCGACCCTGACGTGGGAGATAACTCCCTTTACTCTTACTCTCTGACGCCGAATAACTTTTTCAAAATCGACATAAGGACCAGAACCGACGGTGCCAAATACGCAGAGCTGGTGGTGGTGAAAGAGCTGGACAGGGAGGTGCAATCCAGCTACCAGCTGCAGCTAACGGCCTCGGACAATGGAGCCCCCCCGAAGTCCGGCTCCACTCTGCTCAAGATAATCATCTCAGACTCTAACGACAACAGTCCGGCTTTTGATGAGCAGGTGTACGTTATTAATCTCCTGGAAAACTCTCCACTTGGGACTCTACTGATTGATTTGAACGCCACAGATCCGGATGAGGGCACTAACGGTAAAATAGTTTACTCTTTCAGCAGTCATATCTCTCCCAAAATACTGGATACGTTTAAAATGAACCCTGAAAATGGCCAAGTCACTCTGATTAAAAAAGTGGACTATGAATCTACGTCATCTTATGAGCTGGACATTCAGGCACAGGATCTGGGTCCCAACTCCATCCCTGGACTTTGTAAAATCGTCATCAAAGTGGTGGACGTGAACGACAACAAACCGGAGATCAACATTAACCTGATGACTCCTGGCAAGGAGGAGGTGGCCTACATCTCGGAGGGCGCGCCAGTGGACACCTTCATAGCACTGGTGCGCGTGGACGACAGTGACACGGGGCTCAACGGTGACGTGGTGTGCCGCCTGCACGGCCATGGGCACTTCCGGCTGCAGAAGACCTATGAGAAGAATTACATGATCCTGACCAARGTGTCtttggacagagagaagaggtcaGAGTACAGTCTGACAGTCATAGCTGAGGACCGCGGCTCTCCAAGCCTTTCCACCATCAAACACTTCACGGTGCAGGTGTTGGATGAAAACGATAACCCGCCTCGCTTTGAGAAGAGTCGCTACGAGGTCTTCAAGTCAGAGAACAACTCTCCKGGGGCCTACCTGATGACAGTGGTAGCGTCCGACCCTGACCTGGGCACTAACGGTCAGGTGACCTACACGGTGGTGGAAGCTCTGGTCCAGGGAAGCCCCATCTCCACCTACGTCACCATCGACCCGTCCAACGGCGCCATCTACGCTCTACGGAGCTTCGACCACGAGGACGTTAGCCGCATCGCCTTCACCGTCCAGGCACGCGATGGAGGGAACCCCGCCCTCTCCTCCAACGCCACCGTCCTCCTGACRGTGCTCGACGATAACGACAATCCGCCCACCATCCAGTCCCCACCCCTACGGAACCACACCGCTGATCTACCTCTCTGGAGACACGCCTCCGCCGGTCAGCTGGTCACCATCATTAAGGCCACCGACCGCGACACCGGTGCCAACGGCGAGCTGAGCTGCTCCATCGTCGGGGGCAACGAGGAGGGCCTGTTTGTGATGGACGCGCGGCGATGCGAGCTACGGACCAATGGCAGTCTGGAAGGGGTTCCKAAGGACGTGCTGGAGATCAGGGTGGAGGTGCAGGACAGGGGCACCACTCGCCTGTCCACGGGGGCCCTGCTCCGCCTTTCCCTTCAGGAGAACATGGACATCCTGCCCCCAGACCTCCCCACGGGCCCAAGCCAGCCACCGCTGGACCTCTCCCTCATAATCATCATCTCCCTGGGGGCRGTGTGTGCCCTGCTGCTGGTGGTCATGGTGATGTTCACCACGGCACGCTGCAACAGGGAGAAGAAGGACCCACGCAACTCGTACAACTGCAGGGTGGCAGAGAACACGTACCAAAACCACCCGAAGAAGCCCTCTAGGCAGATCCATAAGGGAGACATCACCCTGGTTCCCACCGTCAARGGCACCCTGCCCGTTCGGGCACACCCACGCTCACCTTCTGCTTCGCCTGTCCCGGAGAGGGGCACCATGGGCAGCCGGCAGAGCCAACACAGCCGCCAGTCGCTTAACAGCCTAGTCACCATCTCCTCCAATCACGTCGCAGAGAACTTTGCTCTGGAACTGGCCCACGCCACGCCCCCTGTCGAg CAAGTCTCACAGCTTCTGTCCATGCTCCATCAGGGCCAGTACCAGCCAAGACCCAGTTTCCGTGGCAACAAATACACCAGGAGCTACAG GTATGCTCTGAACGACATGGACAAGTTTAGTCTGAAGGACAGTGGTCGTGGCGACAGCGAGGCTGGGGACAGTGACTACGAGGCAGGACGAGAGTCTCCCATCGACAGGCTCCTGG CGATGAGACTGTGCACTGAGGAGTGTCGTGTCCTGGGTCACTCTGACCAGTGCTGGATGCCTCCCCTGCTCTCCCCAGCCTCCTCTGACTACCGCAGCAACCTCTTCATCCCAGGAGAGGACCCCCGCCAGGCCAGCGATCCCCAGGAGCCCCCCCAGCCCTCCGACCCCGACCACCCTCACGCCCAACGCAGCAACCAGAGCTTCTCCACCTTCGGCAAGGACAACCAGGAGGAGGCCGAGGaggcagaggggggagaggagggggaggaggaggacctGTGTGGAACCACGTCCCTGTTGTCAGAGATGAGCAGTGTGTTTCAGAGGCTCCTCCCCCCATCGCTGGACTCCTATATCCAGGTCAGCGAGACACAAAAGGCAGGTACGAGTATGGGGGGTGTAGGTGTCCCCATGACAGGGTCACTGGACAGGAGGAGGGGTCATCTGCCAGGTAAGCCCAGTGCTGCCGCCCACCAGCAAGGTGTTGCAGCATGGGCTGCCAATACCCACTTCCAGAACCCCGGCTCTAGCATTGGGCCCTCAGGCCAACCACACCCCCAGAATGGTAGCTACCACACCCTCAAACCCAGCACCAAGCTCAGCCCCCAGAACAACCACCACAACCAGGCCGTCCCTAAAAACAGCCCTCAGAATGGGCACGGCCACCACGCCCCCACCCCCAAGAACAGCCCTCTCCTCACTGCCCTGGTCAGCCCCACCCTGGTGGCACCTTTCCTGGCCCCGGCCCCCATCCCTG